One stretch of Arachis hypogaea cultivar Tifrunner chromosome 20, arahy.Tifrunner.gnm2.J5K5, whole genome shotgun sequence DNA includes these proteins:
- the LOC112786694 gene encoding calcium-binding protein CML37, with protein MVEFESALKYFDENGDGKISPLELKNHVAILGGEFRHEDAEMAIAAWDSDGDGFLSLNDFVELMEESGEEEMLKDLKEAFEMYIDVEELSEFITPKSLKRMLGKLGESKSIDECELMIKHFDLNGDGLLSFQEFVIMMGVEYTSVC; from the coding sequence ATGGTAGAGTTTGAGAGtgctttaaaatattttgatgaaaatggGGATGGAAAAATTTCCCCTTTGGAGCTCAAGAACCATGTGGCCATCTTAGGTGGCGAGTTTCGGCATGAAGATGCCGAAATGGCCATCGCCGCGTGGGACTCGGACGGCGATGGATTCTTGAGTTTGAATGATTTTGTTGAGTTGATGGAAGAGTCCGGGGAAGAAGAGATGTTGAAGGATTTAAAAGAAGCGTTTGAGATGTATATTGATGTTGAAGAGTTGAGTGAGTTCATAACTCCAAAGAGTTTGAAAAGGATGCTTGGAAAGTTGGGAGAATCAAAATCTATTGATGAATGTGAACTTATGATCAAACATTTTGATCTCAATGGTGATGGCCTTCTTAGCTTTCAAGAATTTGTAATCATGATGGGAGTTGAATATACATCTGTTTGTTAA
- the LOC112785357 gene encoding NADPH:quinone oxidoreductase, with the protein MSYPNCSKRSKHGENEKEEEVAVSIISKKPVIQVAAICGSLRKASYNRGLIRSAIELSKEQIEGLHVEYVETAALPMLNTDLEVDGRFPAEVEEFRQKILEADCCLFASPDYNYSVTPIVKNALDWGSRPPNVWAGKAAAAVSAVGGGRRAQYHLRQIGVVLDLHFINKPEFYMNAHRPPGKFNVDGDLVDSDTKEDLKEILLSLQAFTMRLQGKC; encoded by the exons ATGTCATATCCAAATTGCAGCAAGAGAAGCAAACATGGTGAgaatgaaaaggaagaagaagttgcAGTTTCAATCATTTCAAAGAAACCAGTCATTCAAGTTGCAGCCATATGCGGTTCTCTCCGCAAAGCTTCTTATAACAGAGGCCTCATTCGTtctg CGATAGAATTAAGTAAGGAGCAAATTGAAGGACTCCACGTGGAATACGTGGAGACGGCGGCGCTGCCGATGCTAAACACCGATCTTGAAGTGGACGGGAGGTTTCCGGCAGAAGTTGAAGAGTTCCGGCAGAAGATTCTAGAAGCCGATTGCTGTCTCTTTGCTTCCCCTGATTACAACTACTCTGTCACTC CAATTGTGAAGAATGCACTAGACTGGGGATCAAGACCACCAAATGTATGGGCAGGAAAAGCGGCGGCCGCCGTAAGCGCCGTGGGTGGCGGGAGAAGAGCGCAGTACCATCTCCGGCAAATCGGAGTGGTCCTTGATCTCCATTTCATCAACAAACCGGAGTTCTACATGAATGCTCACCGGCCACCGGGGAAGTTCAACGTCGACGGCGACTTAGTTGATTCCGATACGAAGGAGGATCTTAAGGAAATTCTTTTGTCCTTGCAAGCTTTTACGATGAGACTTCAAGGCAAGTGTTAA